From a region of the Rhizobium bangladeshense genome:
- a CDS encoding aspartate kinase, whose protein sequence is MNHEDDYCQIRGSSFRDPCHYARVARYLAELRAEGGSKIVAVVSAMSGMTDELKSTVLGVNREATPSNLDATLAIGEMLSACLLEAAVSRLGIPVTSLNGYVLGIRTNSDFGRASVESVDPQPIRAALQEHDIVVVAGGQAVDQSGRLTFLGRNSSDLTAVVIAAMLGGQVCEIYSDVKGVYTADPHLVPGARLIPKIGYGTIAQMSRQGAKVLHHRAVDYANKHAVTIVCKALTNNGAATGTVITGHEYSRSVTVARDTAVLAVASVAERDALCVFLDQHDISSICFEEDGRPCLCIITDIDFAMRLVETGGTRAVAIGSKVVVTELNGAMSRVHLHVDYESAMAHAQNIHEQMHPAAIGDLVIEND, encoded by the coding sequence GTGAATCATGAAGACGACTATTGTCAAATTCGGGGCTCGAGTTTTCGAGACCCTTGCCATTATGCCCGAGTTGCTCGGTATTTAGCTGAGCTGCGAGCTGAAGGAGGAAGCAAGATAGTTGCCGTGGTCAGCGCAATGTCTGGAATGACCGACGAGCTGAAATCAACCGTGCTTGGCGTCAATAGGGAAGCAACGCCATCGAATCTCGATGCGACGCTTGCTATCGGCGAGATGCTGAGTGCGTGCCTGTTGGAAGCTGCGGTCAGTCGCCTTGGGATTCCCGTAACGTCGTTGAACGGCTATGTCCTAGGGATACGCACAAATTCGGACTTCGGTCGCGCCTCAGTTGAAAGCGTCGATCCTCAGCCAATCAGGGCTGCACTTCAGGAGCATGACATTGTCGTTGTCGCGGGTGGTCAGGCAGTTGATCAGTCGGGCAGACTAACGTTTCTCGGCAGAAACAGCTCCGATCTGACAGCGGTCGTGATCGCGGCTATGTTGGGAGGGCAAGTGTGCGAAATATATTCAGATGTTAAGGGCGTCTACACGGCAGATCCTCATCTTGTACCAGGGGCACGATTAATCCCGAAGATTGGGTATGGGACAATCGCGCAGATGTCGCGACAGGGCGCAAAGGTGCTGCACCACAGGGCAGTGGATTATGCTAATAAGCACGCAGTCACCATAGTGTGCAAAGCACTGACTAATAACGGAGCGGCGACGGGCACAGTCATCACAGGCCACGAATACTCCAGATCCGTGACAGTAGCACGCGACACAGCAGTATTAGCTGTCGCGAGTGTTGCAGAACGCGATGCTCTCTGTGTCTTTCTTGATCAACACGATATTAGCTCGATATGCTTTGAAGAGGACGGCAGGCCCTGCCTTTGCATCATAACCGACATCGATTTCGCGATGCGCCTCGTCGAAACGGGAGGCACGCGCGCCGTCGCCATCGGATCAAAGGTCGTGGTGACCGAGCTTAATGGCGCGATGTCGCGCGTCCACCTTCACGTTGACTACGAGAGCGCCATGGCACATGCGCAAAACATCCACGAACAAATGCATCCTGCAGCCATTGGCGAT